TCTATCAAGATCCATACACAACAAAACATGGAGGCAGTTAAGGTGGGGTCCTCTTGCAAAAGAGTGCCCAACAGGAATTAGGGTGAGACTATCCTCTACTATCACAGCATGTTACTCTGCCTGCTTGCTGCAATGTCGCTTCTAATTAAGCTCGCAAGTGAAGCACCTTTCAAGCTTCAAGCTGCTTGCCACCTTCAATGAACCTCAAGGCTTCTTAGTACCATCTGGTTATGGTGGGGTCCCTTAATTGCAGTTTGCTAGAGTGACAATAAACATCACACAATCTAATTGATAGACACATCAATACTGGCCCATTTTGCTGCTGTTCCTTATGCTCCATGTATTAGCCACCTTGCGACAGTACTGCCCTGCAACCTGGAAGAGTAAAAAAATCATGAGTCTGTCTCAGAATTTTATGGAAATCCTAACCTTTCTAATCATACATAGACAAGTTGCAACCTTTTATCTGTTCATCAACTAACAATCTGCATAATAAGTGTTGTACCTGACTTGTCTTTGTTACAGAGACCTTCATGTATTGGTTGTAGGATCTCCTCTAGTTTCATTTGTTCTCACCATCCACTCTTTGTGCTTATTCCTATTTCGTATGAACTCAAGATCTTCCATCCCCTTCTCTCAGCACcggatgattaaatttatttcccTCCTCACATACCCATGTCTCATTTTCACAACTATAAAGGCTTCAAAATTCCATCAGTTAAAATTCTTTACCATCTGAGACACTGTTTTGTAGACTTTTTTCACTCTAGTAACTATTATTACTGTTCAAAGGGCATCATTTGGAAGCCTGAGGAATTGATTATTTTTTCCATCTTTGGACAGCAACTCAGAAATGCCCCTGATTAAGCACAACACGTGGATAGATTGTTCAATATGCAGGATCATAACTATCCTCATAACTGGAAAATAAATAACAGAAAgttatttgcaaaaaaaaaaagaggagcaatTTCACTAACAATTCACAGAAGGCAGCTTGAAGAACTATTTGAGATTGGATCACTAGTAAGACTGCAAGAGAGCTCAGAGTGGAATAGTAGCAATAATAAAGTAGTGGTGGTAGTAACAGTAGCAGTAGTAGTACTAATTAGGAACAAGAGAAGCTATAAATTAACTATCAGAAACCGTAAGCAGAATACTATGGGTCAACTAAATTACTCAACTACTGACAAAGTCTAGTTTACTGCCGTTCATGCATGAGGGACTGACTTCAGAGTTCAGGCACTCAATTATTTATTCCATGGGCTCCAACTTTATATAAATCCAACATGCTTTCCAACAGATACTCAGTCCTAATTTAAAGTTTCTTGACATGTTTGTGTCTGATGTTCAGTACATCTACAGAAAACTAATCATGCTACCAAAGACATGGTCAGAGAAGAGAAAACATTGGAGCTGATGTTAAGTAAAAAGTTTTTGTTTATACAAGAGTCATGTTTGACCACAAAAAGGATTCAATCTATGGGGAGATCAAGTTCATTCTTTGATCACATTGAAACTATGCTATATCTAAACTCTGGAGCCTTATCTTATTCTGCAGACAACATATGAGAAGATCGCATATGAAAATAGTTCCTAGCTGAGGGACCAACAATGGAGATAGGCCCAAAAGAAATGGTACATGGGACTCAGTTCAAAGCACGCATCTCATATTTTAAAGCAATGTATCTGCTTGCCTTAATGGATCATTCATGTGCAAACCTTTTGTGCAAGGTTTACAGACTCTGGAAGTAGGAGACCACATGGCTGTTTTCCATAATACAGGACACAAAAACGAAGTTAAAATTTGAATCAATAATTTAACATTGCCAATATAACATCGAAGAAGTTACAGAACAGATTCCTTGGAGAAAAAAGCTCGATACACGAAAACACATACAAAGAGAACTTAAAAACAATATCATCAATCAATGACATAAACTATTGTAAGCAAAAGACAAGTAGCACTGACACCAAAACAGGGATGCCGATTATCTTAGACAATTCAAGAGTAAAATTGAGAAAAGAATCTTGTTTTCCGCAGTTTAGTTTAAAATCACAACAATGCTTTCAGATATTTGATATTCACAGGACAACACATTTCCCAGAATTATGTATAAGTGGTCTACTAGCAATCTAGCATGACCCATCCATCACTCGCAGCAGATCAACATTTGGATAGCCAGTATGAGCAATTGAGCATTCGCTCGCCCATCACAAAATTGGGTTCCCCTAACTACGACCAAATGAGCTGGAAATGGCATTCCCCAGCACATAGAACTGCTTGCAACACAAATTTGCATCCTTCCACTAAAGGAACAATTTTGTTGCAACTCCCTGATCGAAATTGCCAAGACCTGCAAGCAAGTATTCATTCCTGTTTCTGAATCAGGCAGAAAGAAAGGCTTTTCCATACGGTCAGCACCTGAGCAAAAGCACAAGTCCAGCGCAATCAGCCTGGAATGCCTCCTTGTGGGTACAAATACAAGGGCAGGCTTTCCAATCTTTGCACGTCGAACAATAAAAAAGAACGAAGAAAAAACAGAGCATTTCTTCGAGAAAATTAGAAGCAGGGCATAAAACTTCTGCAATTCAAGATCAAGGGAaatgaaaaaagagagaattaGAGAAGGATGTCCCAGAGCACCGGAGAGAGATGAAAGTAAAAACATAGGATTAGAGAAGAAAATACAATATTAGAGAGAGGAAATTTAGGAGTATAGGAAGAAGGAAAATGGCCGTCGTTGCTTACCTGGGGATGGGATGAAGGAGAGGAAGAACAGGAGGGTGGGAAGAAGGGCCATTTCTTTCCTTTCTGATTCATGTCCTCCTTCGCTGTTTGGAGCTTTTAAGGCAGCTAAAGTAGGGACTCGGCTGGAAGAAGTGCTGAAAATGTGGCATTtgagaaaagatagagattttcTTTTGTCACGCTCCAAATTCGGAATATAATACGgtcatgctatcgagggatgaAGCCCACGATAACATGAAGCTAATTCATCatgatcatctaaaatccatcaaataaaaagattcaattctattatttatcaaataatcgaaccaatatggattcagagcatctaaatccaaaagtaagTACTAATCCGAATCTCAATATTTATGAATAACTAcaaatctataattataaaataaattaaacttctattgccaaatttttcagcttactatatcgatcttcaagcttggattctttttgccgattctaaccttatttctctgttcaaaaagaaaacaaaaagaatatgagctacactagctcagtaagtagacttccgcttccttacgggatcaagcataagtttttcatgataatgcaatatttaaaaaaaataacagataatacaaaataaagcatttcatagagcatataacaaaacaagttataaactcatcatgcatgcataaatcatgtatatttcacaatcatgaatcgtaaatcattttcatcatgtattcatgttatgtttcaaaacattactcacagatattcgtgcgaaggtcactattatatccgtgacagggccatgtttcttaatcgacagagttcttaattcatgtgccaactttatacccgctggcagggccatgtttcgtgtggatgctagctccggatgtcgaccttcctgaagggattcattcatagccatctgagagcctttgaaatcattatatcgtTTTCTTAAAgcgtacatatacatagatggaaaaacaatgaaattcatacttcataatcatgctattttcataagacatattcatgaaatcaatgctcgtaataaaacatgctttttcatatcacatatgccgatccttattttatgaaaatttatgatttcatcaatatcaattctttgcataaaaatatgatcatttaaaaataaataaggagcataggatctacttacatcgttcatcttagatcttcagacttcgttaaaagaatcagctaatcctatttaaaatatcaaatcatcatcaatttctattccataaatataataagattaaatcataaggaaagaggactgttgaccggatgtgtcggaccatccagataccagggcaatttaggatctttgatctgagagtcagattcaagtgacttgatcaagaaatcgtgaggcacagatcgaattaaagtcaagatcaatcaatagggttctttaataataaatttgaaagatctttgatacgataagatgaggttgacatacagcacggatatcaaagcaacttcagatcatcttgttagagtcaatataagcttctaaatgatgaaggcatgacttgatacaggattcatagacttttttagagagagaaagtcgatcatgagagagaaagtagagagagaaagtagaaagagaatcttcgtatccttcaaaagtgacaatcatgattgagatcatcagaggttatatcaggatgacttaatatggattaaccatgatcgatgttatcaatttcgaagaaggatcggatcaagatctaatctactgcacgaattttggagcagtctcagatcatcatattttcatctcaagtttctcctagggtctgtgatgaaatcagagagagaatgaccctagagagacgaaattcataatgagagagaaaggtctagagagagaaaataggaagaaaatttagagagagaaaatgtagagagagaaagtctaattctagagagagaaagacttaagagagagatgagaaaaattttctctcacatatatttttttattatatatatatatattttttctttttctttttctttttctttttctttttagagagagacaatagagagagagaaagagaaagaaagagggagaaagaggggagagaggaaaattttttcttttcttatttttttttattttatttttctattttacattttctttgcttttctttttcttttctttttctttttcctttttcttttcttttcttttctttttcttcccgggctttcattgggccgaaacaggggacctagaggtccccgtgccttgaccggCCGATCATGGCCATATCATGCccggtggtggccggcggcaacggccgactctcccgggttcggagaggccagagccggcggtcggtgtgaccgtcggcgccggaaaattagaggaaagaggcggcgtgaacagggggtttccttttccaactaaatccggcgacacccgtcgccggccatcgtgctcataggcatgggaaagaagggaaagaagagagggagaggagggagaccttaccacaacctccggtgacccccaccggcgtgaaatcgcagCGAGCACAGATCGAGGGGCCgtggcttcaaacgggaaaatcggagaaaaactccggcgatcgacggtgaccgaaggatctacacttagaggagaagagggggttcttatagagctcgtcctagggtcttttaatggccctaggactccgatttttgatcggagacggggaagaggaagactccgatcgggagtcttcctccctgctctgttttttttttttttctgatgggctttgtgggctggttttgggcccaattgggccggattatcacattctacccccctaaaaaaaaatttatcctcgaaatttaacataccttcattttcaaataagtgtggatatctcatcttcatatAATCTTCAAGCTCTcatgtggcctctctctcttcataattACTCTAATGAATCTTTACATATGAAATAATACgccatcttagaacttgctcttttcgatcaataatttagagagaaaattcttcataggttagatcttcgtgaacttgcaatggctcatactttatcacactgatctggtggtaaagctagttcgtaagcaacatcttctacttggtttaaaatttcaaaaggtccaatatatcgtgGACTCAGCTTgtcatgtctcccaaacctcatgatactttttgtaggtgatacttttttagaaaaaatattatcACCGAAGTAAAatttcaattctcttctttttcgatCTACCCAACTCTTCTATCTATCCTGtgctgctttgagtctttccttaattagatagattttctctctatcatccatttattatcagtaaaattcttccttatttacaactaacgtatttcataattttttttttgatttaaaagattaatatttctaatcaattcagactatCATGCTTTTGCTGCACCCTCTgataaataatagaattgaatctttttatttgacggattttagatgattatgatggattggcttcgtgttatcgtgggttccatccctcggtagcatggccgtgttatatcccagatttggggcgtgacattttatggtatcagaacatctaaatccaaaagtaagtactaacccgaatctcaatatttatgaataactacaaatccatgattataaaataaattaaacttctattGCCAAATTTTTCATCttactatgccgatcttcaagcttggattctttttgccgattctaaccttatttctctgttcaaaaagaaaacaaaaagaatatgagctacactagctcagtaagtagacttccgcttctttatcggatcaagtataagtttttcatgataatgcaatatttaaaaaaaataacagataatacaaaataaagtatttcatagagcatataacaaaataagttataaactcatcatgcatgcataaatcatgtatatttcacaatcatgaatcgtaaatcattttcatcatgtattcatgtcatgtttcaaaacattgctcacagatattcgtgctaaggtcactattatacccgtgacagggtcatgtttcttaatcgacagagttcttaattcatgtgccaactttatacccgctggcagggccatgtttcgtgtggatgctagctccggatgtcgaccttcccgaagggattcattcatagccatctgaaagcctttgaaatcattatatcattTTCTTAAAgcgtacatatacatagatggaaaaataatgaaattcatacttcataatcatgctattttcataagacatgttggggaataccccaccgaccgaccgaccgacggccggagggaccgaccgaccgaccaaccgaccgacaaccggagcgaccgaccgacgggcgccatcaccggccaattaacggcccatAACCGACTGAGGATGAGTCGATCGGGCAtacttttcccgaccgactgaacctggaagtcggatggccgactcacgtaagactcgctgaCCCACAAAGggacccgaatctccacccgacgccacacaactgaccaccgacctagggtcggtcgactcctccgatcgtcgtacagctgccagagcttgtcagtcctgacagcagcatacggcactgccacctaggggcattatcccgcctagggcattgtcaaccctagtgatttgacagccccacggcgatatgatacttttacggtgactctgacagtctacagtgagttgacaattcctcaattgtccgcgtcattaatggcgacgccataccatgctccactatataaatcggggaaggcaacagtgcaggctCTCCAAGTtttcgacttcgaaaccacaggcttgctcctctctctctctctcgatagagctctctgtcttcatttcactgttgcccaaccacctctctgacttgaccatcggagggtcccccgtcggagccgccttcggtcagtgtggactttcctttttgcaggcgctcgtttcccgacgatcaggcgacgaggagattggccacaacagattggcgcgccaggtaggggacagcaagCTATACGGCACTATTGCCTCCCCAAGCAGGAGATACtgatgacgaagacaagagcccagtgatcgaggatcaccgggacggcgaggcgctcttcccgtcgggaagaggcctctccgccaccctcagcggcggagcccagctctccacaccccgcggtgaccatggaggcacagatcgcggctatcgtacggcagatgaccgtactgac
The DNA window shown above is from Elaeis guineensis isolate ETL-2024a chromosome 8, EG11, whole genome shotgun sequence and carries:
- the LOC105050592 gene encoding DExH-box ATP-dependent RNA helicase DExH13; this encodes MNQKGKKWPFFPPSCSSSPSSHPQKFYALLLIFSKKCSVFSSFFFIVRRAKIGKPALVFVPTRRHSRLIALDLCFCSGADRMEKPFFLPDSETGMNTCLQVLAISIRELQQNCSFSGRMQICVASSSMCWGMPFPAHLVVVRGTQFCDGRANAQLLILAIQMLICCE